In Ctenopharyngodon idella isolate HZGC_01 chromosome 2, HZGC01, whole genome shotgun sequence, the following are encoded in one genomic region:
- the slc35a3b gene encoding solute carrier family 35 member A3b isoform X2 has product MAMMVFAGTEQKQSSLSPVSVSIEASSMSMSPTSSQLKYVSLGVLVLQTTSLVLTMRYSRTLHSEGPRYLASSAVVCAEVLKLIACLLLVFKDHRFSVRALNRVLKEEIINKPLLTLKLAVPSGIYTLQNNLLYVALSNLDAATYQVTYQLKILTTALFSVSMLGKSLGIYQWLSLVILMAGIALVQWPTEVKLSAQQQDLTASSQLMGLLAVLVACFSSGFAGVYFEKILKESKQSVWVRNIQLGLFGLIFGLGGVFACDGERVRENGLFQGYNKVTWAVVALQALGGLVIAAVIKYADNILKGFATSISIILSTLISYFLLEDFDPTSVFFLGAMLVIAATFLYGYESISEVNSSKV; this is encoded by the exons ACTGAACAGAAACAATCATCCCTGTCCCCTGTCTCTGTATCAATTGAGGCGTCCAGTATGTCTATGTCGCCCACCTCATCACAACTGAAGTATGTATCTCTGGGGGTGCTGGTACTGCAGACCACCTCTTTGGTGCTGACAATGCGTTATTCCCGCACGCTGCATTCTGAAGGTCCACGCTACCTGGCATCATCTGCCGTGGTGTGTGCTGAAGTTCTTAAGCTTATTGCATGCTTGCTGCTCGTCTTTAAAGATCACC GTTTCAGTGTTCGTGCACTGAATCGGGTGTTAAAAGAGGAAATAATCAACAAGCCTCTGCTGACGCTGAAGTTGGCAGTTCCCTCAGGCATCTACACCCTGCAGAACAACCTGCTCTATGTGGCTCTATCAAATCTAGATGCAGCTACCTATCAG GTTACATATCAGCTGAAAATTCTCACTACAGCCCTGTTCTCCGTGTCCATGTTGGGCAAAAGCCTGGGCATTTACCAGTGGCTCTCACTAGTCATTCTGATGGCTGGCATTGCACTTGTCCAG TGGCCAACTGAAGTCAAATTAAGCGCCCAGCAGCAGGATCTGACTGCCAGCTCTCAGCTGATGGGACTGCTGGCGGTGCTTGTGGCCTGCTTCTCCAGTGGATTTGCTGGCGTTTATTTTGAAAAGATCCTCAAAGAGAGCAAGCAGAGTGTCTGGGTCCGTAATATTCAGCTAG GTTTATTTGGACTCATTTTTGGACTTGGCGGAGTGTTTGCATGTGACGGAGAAAGAGTGAGGGAAAATGGACTCTTTCAAGGGTACAACAAAGTGACATGGGCTGTGGTGGCTCTTCAG GCTTTGGGTGGGTTGGTCATTGCAGCTGTCATTAAGTATGCAGATAACATCCTGAAGGGCTTTGCCACATCCATCTCAATCATTCTGTCCACCCTCATCTCTTATTTCTTATTAGAGGATTTTGACCCTACAAG CGTGTTCTTCTTGGGTGCGATGCTGGTTATCGCTGCGACATTTCTCTACGGGTATGAGAGCATATCTGAGGTCAACTCCAGTAAAGTATAG
- the fam78ba gene encoding protein FAM78B isoform X1, whose product MNILLKYILFFSSLATLTPLISRTMGCIQSIACKPRIRRENIVVYEVSASIDQCPTIIEENSPIVLRYKTPYFRASAGIVMPPVPRNETWTVGWIQACTQMEFFNTYGDIGMSSWELPELREGRVKAISDSDGVSYPWYGNTTETVTLSGPTSKPSRLTVSMNDNFYPSVTWAVPISNSNTPMLTHITRDQSFITWLVALNADTKERIVLQTVRWRMRVDIEVDPSMPLGSRAKLMGRPHQEQPHILSNNEPIPPNALGRPNANDAQVLMWRPRRGQPLVVIPPK is encoded by the exons ATGAATATATTGCTTAAATATATCCTCTTTTTTTCGTCATTGGCCACATTGACACCCCTAATAAGCAGGACCATGGGTTGCATTCAGAGCATCGCCTGCAAGCCCCGCATCCGACGGGAGAACATAGTGGTCTATGAGGTCTCAGCCTCCATTGACCAATGCCCGACCATCATTGAGGAGAATTCGCCCATTGTCCTGCGATACAAGACCCCATACTTCAGAGCATCGGCTGGGATTGTGATGCCCCCGGTTCCCAGAAACGAAACATGGACTGTGGGCTGGATTCAGGCGTGCACCCAAATGGAGTTCTTCAATACATATGGTGATATTGGCAT GTCCAGCTGGGAATTACCCGAGCTTCGGGAAGGACGGGTAAAGGCCATAAGCGATTCTGACGGCGTCAGTTATCCCTGGTATGGTaacactaccgaaacagtgacCCTCTCAGGTCCCACATCCAAGCCATCCAGGCTAACGGTGAGCATGAATGACAACTTCTACCCCAGTGTGACTTGGGCAGTGCCCATCAGCAACAGCAACACACCCATGCTCACACACATCACCCGAGACCAGAGCTTCATCACCTGGCTGGTGGCGCTAAACGCAGACACCAAAGAGCGTATTGTTCTTCAGACAGTACGCTGGCGTATGCGTGTAGACATTGAGGTGGATCCTTCCATGCCGCTTGGTTCTCGTGCCAAACTGATGGGACGACCGCATCAGGAACAGCCACACATTCTCAGTAACAATGAGCCTATCCCGCCCAATGCGCTGGGCAGGCCCAATGCCAACGATGCCCAGGTGCTGATGTGGAGGCCCAGGAGGGGACAACCTCTGGTGGTCATACCACCCAAATAG
- the fam78ba gene encoding protein FAM78B isoform X2 → MNDNFYPSVTWAVPISNSNTPMLTHITRDQSFITWLVALNADTKERIVLQTVRWRMRVDIEVDPSMPLGSRAKLMGRPHQEQPHILSNNEPIPPNALGRPNANDAQVLMWRPRRGQPLVVIPPK, encoded by the coding sequence ATGAATGACAACTTCTACCCCAGTGTGACTTGGGCAGTGCCCATCAGCAACAGCAACACACCCATGCTCACACACATCACCCGAGACCAGAGCTTCATCACCTGGCTGGTGGCGCTAAACGCAGACACCAAAGAGCGTATTGTTCTTCAGACAGTACGCTGGCGTATGCGTGTAGACATTGAGGTGGATCCTTCCATGCCGCTTGGTTCTCGTGCCAAACTGATGGGACGACCGCATCAGGAACAGCCACACATTCTCAGTAACAATGAGCCTATCCCGCCCAATGCGCTGGGCAGGCCCAATGCCAACGATGCCCAGGTGCTGATGTGGAGGCCCAGGAGGGGACAACCTCTGGTGGTCATACCACCCAAATAG
- the slc35a3b gene encoding solute carrier family 35 member A3b isoform X3, with amino-acid sequence MSMSPTSSQLKYVSLGVLVLQTTSLVLTMRYSRTLHSEGPRYLASSAVVCAEVLKLIACLLLVFKDHRFSVRALNRVLKEEIINKPLLTLKLAVPSGIYTLQNNLLYVALSNLDAATYQVTYQLKILTTALFSVSMLGKSLGIYQWLSLVILMAGIALVQWPTEVKLSAQQQDLTASSQLMGLLAVLVACFSSGFAGVYFEKILKESKQSVWVRNIQLGLFGLIFGLGGVFACDGERVRENGLFQGYNKVTWAVVALQALGGLVIAAVIKYADNILKGFATSISIILSTLISYFLLEDFDPTSVFFLGAMLVIAATFLYGYESISEVNSSKV; translated from the exons ATGTCTATGTCGCCCACCTCATCACAACTGAAGTATGTATCTCTGGGGGTGCTGGTACTGCAGACCACCTCTTTGGTGCTGACAATGCGTTATTCCCGCACGCTGCATTCTGAAGGTCCACGCTACCTGGCATCATCTGCCGTGGTGTGTGCTGAAGTTCTTAAGCTTATTGCATGCTTGCTGCTCGTCTTTAAAGATCACC GTTTCAGTGTTCGTGCACTGAATCGGGTGTTAAAAGAGGAAATAATCAACAAGCCTCTGCTGACGCTGAAGTTGGCAGTTCCCTCAGGCATCTACACCCTGCAGAACAACCTGCTCTATGTGGCTCTATCAAATCTAGATGCAGCTACCTATCAG GTTACATATCAGCTGAAAATTCTCACTACAGCCCTGTTCTCCGTGTCCATGTTGGGCAAAAGCCTGGGCATTTACCAGTGGCTCTCACTAGTCATTCTGATGGCTGGCATTGCACTTGTCCAG TGGCCAACTGAAGTCAAATTAAGCGCCCAGCAGCAGGATCTGACTGCCAGCTCTCAGCTGATGGGACTGCTGGCGGTGCTTGTGGCCTGCTTCTCCAGTGGATTTGCTGGCGTTTATTTTGAAAAGATCCTCAAAGAGAGCAAGCAGAGTGTCTGGGTCCGTAATATTCAGCTAG GTTTATTTGGACTCATTTTTGGACTTGGCGGAGTGTTTGCATGTGACGGAGAAAGAGTGAGGGAAAATGGACTCTTTCAAGGGTACAACAAAGTGACATGGGCTGTGGTGGCTCTTCAG GCTTTGGGTGGGTTGGTCATTGCAGCTGTCATTAAGTATGCAGATAACATCCTGAAGGGCTTTGCCACATCCATCTCAATCATTCTGTCCACCCTCATCTCTTATTTCTTATTAGAGGATTTTGACCCTACAAG CGTGTTCTTCTTGGGTGCGATGCTGGTTATCGCTGCGACATTTCTCTACGGGTATGAGAGCATATCTGAGGTCAACTCCAGTAAAGTATAG
- the slc35a3b gene encoding solute carrier family 35 member A3b isoform X1, which translates to MRPAILMQTERMHSLSSPMRDNRKTEQKQSSLSPVSVSIEASSMSMSPTSSQLKYVSLGVLVLQTTSLVLTMRYSRTLHSEGPRYLASSAVVCAEVLKLIACLLLVFKDHRFSVRALNRVLKEEIINKPLLTLKLAVPSGIYTLQNNLLYVALSNLDAATYQVTYQLKILTTALFSVSMLGKSLGIYQWLSLVILMAGIALVQWPTEVKLSAQQQDLTASSQLMGLLAVLVACFSSGFAGVYFEKILKESKQSVWVRNIQLGLFGLIFGLGGVFACDGERVRENGLFQGYNKVTWAVVALQALGGLVIAAVIKYADNILKGFATSISIILSTLISYFLLEDFDPTSVFFLGAMLVIAATFLYGYESISEVNSSKV; encoded by the exons ATGAGGCCTGCCATACTCATGCAGACTGAAAGGATGCACTCACTATCAAGCCCGATGCGGGACAACAGGAAG ACTGAACAGAAACAATCATCCCTGTCCCCTGTCTCTGTATCAATTGAGGCGTCCAGTATGTCTATGTCGCCCACCTCATCACAACTGAAGTATGTATCTCTGGGGGTGCTGGTACTGCAGACCACCTCTTTGGTGCTGACAATGCGTTATTCCCGCACGCTGCATTCTGAAGGTCCACGCTACCTGGCATCATCTGCCGTGGTGTGTGCTGAAGTTCTTAAGCTTATTGCATGCTTGCTGCTCGTCTTTAAAGATCACC GTTTCAGTGTTCGTGCACTGAATCGGGTGTTAAAAGAGGAAATAATCAACAAGCCTCTGCTGACGCTGAAGTTGGCAGTTCCCTCAGGCATCTACACCCTGCAGAACAACCTGCTCTATGTGGCTCTATCAAATCTAGATGCAGCTACCTATCAG GTTACATATCAGCTGAAAATTCTCACTACAGCCCTGTTCTCCGTGTCCATGTTGGGCAAAAGCCTGGGCATTTACCAGTGGCTCTCACTAGTCATTCTGATGGCTGGCATTGCACTTGTCCAG TGGCCAACTGAAGTCAAATTAAGCGCCCAGCAGCAGGATCTGACTGCCAGCTCTCAGCTGATGGGACTGCTGGCGGTGCTTGTGGCCTGCTTCTCCAGTGGATTTGCTGGCGTTTATTTTGAAAAGATCCTCAAAGAGAGCAAGCAGAGTGTCTGGGTCCGTAATATTCAGCTAG GTTTATTTGGACTCATTTTTGGACTTGGCGGAGTGTTTGCATGTGACGGAGAAAGAGTGAGGGAAAATGGACTCTTTCAAGGGTACAACAAAGTGACATGGGCTGTGGTGGCTCTTCAG GCTTTGGGTGGGTTGGTCATTGCAGCTGTCATTAAGTATGCAGATAACATCCTGAAGGGCTTTGCCACATCCATCTCAATCATTCTGTCCACCCTCATCTCTTATTTCTTATTAGAGGATTTTGACCCTACAAG CGTGTTCTTCTTGGGTGCGATGCTGGTTATCGCTGCGACATTTCTCTACGGGTATGAGAGCATATCTGAGGTCAACTCCAGTAAAGTATAG